One segment of Syngnathus typhle isolate RoL2023-S1 ecotype Sweden linkage group LG9, RoL_Styp_1.0, whole genome shotgun sequence DNA contains the following:
- the cenpj gene encoding centromere protein J isoform X5, which translates to MSSPIAGRPGSSSDFLARWIPSSTKAGVILDPGSLRYDSPMSSEPEDFAPMTASVDSSCLGVPGGDMEADRPEETSDGSQVSVMMKLDQLRRWQQHLQEQLKVDQLDQLLRLQEEQQQRALGVSGSSPEHNHSSQHRGLQKNHRQEGEAHARLQNDIERHNEEDPKPDDDDLPKPSTNSHNTQNGERKDHHMPRDRPIQTGKQTFEELLEEQLKLEEQRLNYTQQPQNPEGGQSAAPPKRTFLRRGQGLSRFTNKGSLPKKDSNKARKQSSQARVVAHNDCEKATVQRLPVQRKTATLITENRPREERVEIKETRSKLLECHQRQNTGGEVRRNKVAEDSRPATKQAGVQAESPDVPGESPDTSLMEKRRWECKRNLESMELGEFELLEQAAEEFSFSSNSSFVTKILEMDREKRKLLGVAGLHHRRLSSTPIKSPAAREQKHSPEINVATSHDNDEMEVEDSSSKAKTDLKVPERAVAPSGSSGCNDFPAPSELPYDKRSYQDDNDDESEDTLSSIGNNDDDESDCSTLEDDKDAAAGQVIFDDDNTWNEMDDTAVGVEPVPTEATHPESHAATTLPPPPKLMMKLFPALKPKTQNALLPPPEVTSPSPPEKADNKEAPQIQSTQLRERLVELEIEIERFKKENAALAKLKQENERNRDNLRKERLAWEQQRAEQLAQFEEYKKEESGKLLRERKLFEKHASAARAVPDKKEREEIQALKQQLSSLQEDLRKKESRWSATHQRLRQQIESFRQENNELKDEVRMLEKLRLSTLKNSVDAGKNVKRAPSVSKGVTFADPLDSRSVSPSHGSTAAPPRGSVTEHAGKGMKSSLKKPAESTSSSSHEEISEEKQMTAKEKSPNEQHSESSSPIVSESNEEERSEDRFCESVLEVITHPDGKVEKVLAGGDRVIVYPNGTTKEVSCDGVTVKVTFFNGDTKEVMADHRVLYYYANTRTTHVTYPDGLEVLHFPNNQTEKHFPDGRKEITFADQTVKVLFPDGSEESVMMDGTVVQLKTDGTKEIHFNTGQKEVHTADYKRREYPDGTVKTVYADGRQETRYPGGRLRVKDKHGNVLTDERR; encoded by the exons ATGTCCTCTCCCATCGCTGGGCGTCCGGGCTCGTCCTCAGACTTTTTGGCCCGCTGGATCCCGAGCAGCACCAAGGCTGGTGTGATTCTGGACCCCGGCTCTCTACGATACGACTCCCCAATGTCCTCAGAGCCGGAGGACTTTGCCCCAATGACCGCTTCGGTGGACAGCAGCTGCCTGGGCGTGCCTGGGGGAGACATGGAGGCTGACAGGCCGGAGGAGACGTCCGACGGCTCGCAGGTTTCCGTTATGATGAAGCTGGACCAG CTGAGGAGATGGCAGCAGCACTTGCAGGAGCAGCTCAAAGTGGACCAGCTGGACCAGCTCCTTCGCCTTCAAGAAGAGCAGCAGCAGAGGGCTCTGGGAGTTTCAGGCTCCAGTCCTGAGCACAACCACTCGAGTCAACACCGGGGACTCCAAAAGAACCACCGCCAAGAGGGAGAAGCACACGCGCGGCTCCAAAACGACATCGAAAGGCACAACGAAGAAG ACCCAAAgcctgatgatgatgacctccCCAAACCAAGCACAAATAGCCACAACACTCAGAACGGCGAAAGAAAAGATCATCACATGCCACGAGACAG GCCGATCCAGACAGGCAAGCAGACGTTTGAGGAGTTGTTGGAGGAGCAGCTGAAGTTGGAGGAGCAGAGGTTGAATTATACCCAGCAACCGCAG AATCCAGAAGGAGGCCAGTCGGCGGCGCCCCCGAAAAGGACTTTTCTGAGGCGAGGCCAGGGCTTGTCTCGATTTACCAACAAGGGATCTCTTCCCAAAAAGGACTCAAACAAGGCTCGCAAACAGTCAAGCCAGGCCAGAGTCGTTGCCCACAACGACTGTGAGAAAGCGACGGTCCAGCGGCTTCCCGTCCAACGCAAAACCGCCACTTTGATCACAGAGAACCGCCCGAGAGAAGAAAGGGTCGAGATTAAAGAAACGCGGAGCAAATTGTTGGAATGCCACCAGAGACAAAACACAGGCGGGGAGGTGAGAAGAAACAAGGTGGCGGAGGACAGTCGCCCTGCAACAAAGCAGGCTGGCGTGCAGGCGGAGTCGCCCGACGTCCCGGGAGAATCGCCAGATACGTCATTGATGGAAAAGCGACGTTGGGAGTGCAAGCGCAATCTGGAGAGCATGGAGCTGGGCGAGTTCGAGCTACTGGAGCAAGCTGCAGAAGAGTTCTCCTTCTCATCTAACTCCTCCTTCGTCACCAAG ATTCTGGAGATGGACCGCGAGAAGCGGAAGCTTCTTGGTGTGGCTGGGCTTCACCACAGACGACTCTCATCCACACCCATCAAGTCACCAGCGGCCAGAGAGCAAAAGCACAGCCCCGAAATTAACGTGGCGACGAGCCATGACAACGATGAAATGGAGGTGGAGGACTCTTCATCAAAGGCCAAGACTGATCTTAAAGTGCCCGAAAGGGCAGTCGCGCCGTCCGGTTCCTCCGGCTGCAATGACTTCCCCGCCCCGTCGGAGCTGCCATACGACAAGCGCTCTTACCAGGATGACAACGACGACGAGAGCGAAGACACGCTCAGCAGCATCGGCAACAACGATGACGACGAAAGCGACTGCTCCACGCTGGAGGACGACAAAGACGCGGCAGCGGGCCAAGTCATTTTTGACGACGACAACACGTGGAACGAAATGGACGACACAGCGGTCGGCGTCGAACCCGTTCCCACGGAAGCGACCCATCCGGAGTCACATGCTGCCACtactctgcctcctcctccaaaaCTCATGATGAAACTGTTCCCTGCGCTCAAGCCAAAGACTCAAAATGCATTGCTTCCTCCGCCTGAAGTTACCTCACCTTCCCCACCTGAAAAGGCAGACAACAAGGAAG CGCCGCAGATACAGTCCACACAGTTGAGGGAGCGACTGGTGGAGCTGGAGATCGAAATTGAGCGGTTCAAGAAGGAGAACGCGGCGCTGGCCAAGCTCAAACAGGAGAACGAGAGGAACCGGGACAACCTCAG GAAGGAGCGGCTGGCGTGGGAGCAgcagcgagctgagcagttgGCTCAATTTGAGGAGTACAAGAAGGAAGAAAGCGGCAAGCTCCTGCGAGAACGCAAACTTTTTGAGAAACACGCTTCGGCCGCTCGAGCAGTGCCCGACAAAAAGGAACGTGAGGAAATACAG GCTCTGAAGCAGCAGCTCAGTTCCCTCCAGGAGGATCTGAGGAAGAAGGAGAGTCGCTGGTCAGCCACTCATCAGCGCCTCCGCCAGCAGATCGAATCGTTCCGCCAGGAGAACAACGAGCTGAAAGACGAG GTGCGCATGCTGGAAAAACTTCGTCTGAGCACCTTGAAGAACTCCGTAGACGCTGGAAAAAACGTCAAACGTGCGCCTTCAGTTAGCAAAGGAGTCACATTTGCC GATCCCCTGGACTCTCGGAGTGTCAGCCCTTCACACGGCAGCACTGCAGCGCCCCCCAGAGGCAGCGTCACTGAACATGCGGGTAAAG GAATGAAGAGCAGCTTGAAAAAGCCAGCCGAatccacctcctcctcatcacATGAAGAAATATCAGAGGAAAAGCAAATGACTGCCAAAGAGAAATCTCCAAATGAACAACATTCTGAGAGCTCCTCGCCC ATTGTAAGCGAGTCAAATGAAGAAGAGAGAAGTGAGGATCGGTTCTGTGAATCTGTTCTGGAAGTGATCACTCATCCGGACGGCAAG GTGGAGAAGGTCCTAGCTGGTGGCGATCGTGTCATCGTGTACCCCAATGGGACCACAAAGGAGGTGTCATGTGACGGCGTGACAGTCAAAGTGACTTTCTTCAATGGTGACACCAAAGAAGTGATGGCTGACCACAGGGTG TTGTACTACTACGCTAACACCAGGACGACACACGTCACGTATCCTGacggcttggaggtcctgcacTTCCCTAACAACCAGACAG AGAAACACTTCCCGGACGGCCGTAAGGAAATCACATTTGCAGACCAGACCGTGAAAGTTCTCTTCCCAGACGGCAGTGAGGAGAGTGTCATGATGGACGGAACAGTCGTACAACTCAAAAC GGACGGCACCAAGGAGATCCATTTCAACACGGGACAGAAGGAGGTGCACACGGCTGACTACAAAAGGCGAGAGTACCCCGACGGCACGGTCAAGACCGTCTACGCCGACGGACGGCAGGAGACGCGATATCCCGGAGGACGACTACGCGTCAAAGACAAGCACGGAAACGTGTTGACGGACGAGCGGCGCTAA
- the cenpj gene encoding centromere protein J isoform X2, with product MSSPIAGRPGSSSDFLARWIPSSTKAGVILDPGSLRYDSPMSSEPEDFAPMTASVDSSCLGVPGGDMEADRPEETSDGSQVSVMMKLDQLRRWQQHLQEQLKVDQLDQLLRLQEEQQQRALGVSGSSPEHNHSSQHRGLQKNHRQEGEAHARLQNDIERHNEEVLCPADPKPDDDDLPKPSTNSHNTQNGERKDHHMPRDRPIQTGKQTFEELLEEQLKLEEQRLNYTQQPQNPEGGQSAAPPKRTFLRRGQGLSRFTNKGSLPKKDSNKARKQSSQARVVAHNDCEKATVQRLPVQRKTATLITENRPREERVEIKETRSKLLECHQRQNTGGEVRRNKVAEDSRPATKQAGVQAESPDVPGESPDTSLMEKRRWECKRNLESMELGEFELLEQAAEEFSFSSNSSFVTKILEMDREKRKLLGVAGLHHRRLSSTPIKSPAAREQKHSPEINVATSHDNDEMEVEDSSSKAKTDLKVPERAVAPSGSSGCNDFPAPSELPYDKRSYQDDNDDESEDTLSSIGNNDDDESDCSTLEDDKDAAAGQVIFDDDNTWNEMDDTAVGVEPVPTEATHPESHAATTLPPPPKLMMKLFPALKPKTQNALLPPPEVTSPSPPEKADNKEAPQIQSTQLRERLVELEIEIERFKKENAALAKLKQENERNRDNLRKERLAWEQQRAEQLAQFEEYKKEESGKLLRERKLFEKHASAARAVPDKKEREEIQALKQQLSSLQEDLRKKESRWSATHQRLRQQIESFRQENNELKDEVRMLEKLRLSTLKNSVDAGKNVKRAPSVSKGVTFADPLDSRSVSPSHGSTAAPPRGSVTEHAGKGMKSSLKKPAESTSSSSHEEISEEKQMTAKEKSPNEQHSESSSPIVSESNEEERSEDRFCESVLEVITHPDGKVEKVLAGGDRVIVYPNGTTKEVSCDGVTVKVTFFNGDTKEVMADHRVLYYYANTRTTHVTYPDGLEVLHFPNNQTEKHFPDGRKEITFADQTVKVLFPDGSEESVMMDGTVVQLKTDGTKEIHFNTGQKEVHTADYKRREYPDGTVKTVYADGRQETRYPGGRLRVKDKHGNVLTDERR from the exons ATGTCCTCTCCCATCGCTGGGCGTCCGGGCTCGTCCTCAGACTTTTTGGCCCGCTGGATCCCGAGCAGCACCAAGGCTGGTGTGATTCTGGACCCCGGCTCTCTACGATACGACTCCCCAATGTCCTCAGAGCCGGAGGACTTTGCCCCAATGACCGCTTCGGTGGACAGCAGCTGCCTGGGCGTGCCTGGGGGAGACATGGAGGCTGACAGGCCGGAGGAGACGTCCGACGGCTCGCAGGTTTCCGTTATGATGAAGCTGGACCAG CTGAGGAGATGGCAGCAGCACTTGCAGGAGCAGCTCAAAGTGGACCAGCTGGACCAGCTCCTTCGCCTTCAAGAAGAGCAGCAGCAGAGGGCTCTGGGAGTTTCAGGCTCCAGTCCTGAGCACAACCACTCGAGTCAACACCGGGGACTCCAAAAGAACCACCGCCAAGAGGGAGAAGCACACGCGCGGCTCCAAAACGACATCGAAAGGCACAACGAAGAAG TTTTGTGTCCCGCAGACCCAAAgcctgatgatgatgacctccCCAAACCAAGCACAAATAGCCACAACACTCAGAACGGCGAAAGAAAAGATCATCACATGCCACGAGACAG GCCGATCCAGACAGGCAAGCAGACGTTTGAGGAGTTGTTGGAGGAGCAGCTGAAGTTGGAGGAGCAGAGGTTGAATTATACCCAGCAACCGCAG AATCCAGAAGGAGGCCAGTCGGCGGCGCCCCCGAAAAGGACTTTTCTGAGGCGAGGCCAGGGCTTGTCTCGATTTACCAACAAGGGATCTCTTCCCAAAAAGGACTCAAACAAGGCTCGCAAACAGTCAAGCCAGGCCAGAGTCGTTGCCCACAACGACTGTGAGAAAGCGACGGTCCAGCGGCTTCCCGTCCAACGCAAAACCGCCACTTTGATCACAGAGAACCGCCCGAGAGAAGAAAGGGTCGAGATTAAAGAAACGCGGAGCAAATTGTTGGAATGCCACCAGAGACAAAACACAGGCGGGGAGGTGAGAAGAAACAAGGTGGCGGAGGACAGTCGCCCTGCAACAAAGCAGGCTGGCGTGCAGGCGGAGTCGCCCGACGTCCCGGGAGAATCGCCAGATACGTCATTGATGGAAAAGCGACGTTGGGAGTGCAAGCGCAATCTGGAGAGCATGGAGCTGGGCGAGTTCGAGCTACTGGAGCAAGCTGCAGAAGAGTTCTCCTTCTCATCTAACTCCTCCTTCGTCACCAAG ATTCTGGAGATGGACCGCGAGAAGCGGAAGCTTCTTGGTGTGGCTGGGCTTCACCACAGACGACTCTCATCCACACCCATCAAGTCACCAGCGGCCAGAGAGCAAAAGCACAGCCCCGAAATTAACGTGGCGACGAGCCATGACAACGATGAAATGGAGGTGGAGGACTCTTCATCAAAGGCCAAGACTGATCTTAAAGTGCCCGAAAGGGCAGTCGCGCCGTCCGGTTCCTCCGGCTGCAATGACTTCCCCGCCCCGTCGGAGCTGCCATACGACAAGCGCTCTTACCAGGATGACAACGACGACGAGAGCGAAGACACGCTCAGCAGCATCGGCAACAACGATGACGACGAAAGCGACTGCTCCACGCTGGAGGACGACAAAGACGCGGCAGCGGGCCAAGTCATTTTTGACGACGACAACACGTGGAACGAAATGGACGACACAGCGGTCGGCGTCGAACCCGTTCCCACGGAAGCGACCCATCCGGAGTCACATGCTGCCACtactctgcctcctcctccaaaaCTCATGATGAAACTGTTCCCTGCGCTCAAGCCAAAGACTCAAAATGCATTGCTTCCTCCGCCTGAAGTTACCTCACCTTCCCCACCTGAAAAGGCAGACAACAAGGAAG CGCCGCAGATACAGTCCACACAGTTGAGGGAGCGACTGGTGGAGCTGGAGATCGAAATTGAGCGGTTCAAGAAGGAGAACGCGGCGCTGGCCAAGCTCAAACAGGAGAACGAGAGGAACCGGGACAACCTCAG GAAGGAGCGGCTGGCGTGGGAGCAgcagcgagctgagcagttgGCTCAATTTGAGGAGTACAAGAAGGAAGAAAGCGGCAAGCTCCTGCGAGAACGCAAACTTTTTGAGAAACACGCTTCGGCCGCTCGAGCAGTGCCCGACAAAAAGGAACGTGAGGAAATACAG GCTCTGAAGCAGCAGCTCAGTTCCCTCCAGGAGGATCTGAGGAAGAAGGAGAGTCGCTGGTCAGCCACTCATCAGCGCCTCCGCCAGCAGATCGAATCGTTCCGCCAGGAGAACAACGAGCTGAAAGACGAG GTGCGCATGCTGGAAAAACTTCGTCTGAGCACCTTGAAGAACTCCGTAGACGCTGGAAAAAACGTCAAACGTGCGCCTTCAGTTAGCAAAGGAGTCACATTTGCC GATCCCCTGGACTCTCGGAGTGTCAGCCCTTCACACGGCAGCACTGCAGCGCCCCCCAGAGGCAGCGTCACTGAACATGCGGGTAAAG GAATGAAGAGCAGCTTGAAAAAGCCAGCCGAatccacctcctcctcatcacATGAAGAAATATCAGAGGAAAAGCAAATGACTGCCAAAGAGAAATCTCCAAATGAACAACATTCTGAGAGCTCCTCGCCC ATTGTAAGCGAGTCAAATGAAGAAGAGAGAAGTGAGGATCGGTTCTGTGAATCTGTTCTGGAAGTGATCACTCATCCGGACGGCAAG GTGGAGAAGGTCCTAGCTGGTGGCGATCGTGTCATCGTGTACCCCAATGGGACCACAAAGGAGGTGTCATGTGACGGCGTGACAGTCAAAGTGACTTTCTTCAATGGTGACACCAAAGAAGTGATGGCTGACCACAGGGTG TTGTACTACTACGCTAACACCAGGACGACACACGTCACGTATCCTGacggcttggaggtcctgcacTTCCCTAACAACCAGACAG AGAAACACTTCCCGGACGGCCGTAAGGAAATCACATTTGCAGACCAGACCGTGAAAGTTCTCTTCCCAGACGGCAGTGAGGAGAGTGTCATGATGGACGGAACAGTCGTACAACTCAAAAC GGACGGCACCAAGGAGATCCATTTCAACACGGGACAGAAGGAGGTGCACACGGCTGACTACAAAAGGCGAGAGTACCCCGACGGCACGGTCAAGACCGTCTACGCCGACGGACGGCAGGAGACGCGATATCCCGGAGGACGACTACGCGTCAAAGACAAGCACGGAAACGTGTTGACGGACGAGCGGCGCTAA